In the genome of Lathyrus oleraceus cultivar Zhongwan6 chromosome 4, CAAS_Psat_ZW6_1.0, whole genome shotgun sequence, the window AGCGCGGCAATTTTAGATGTACAGATAATCCGTcgcagcagcagcagcaacagCAGATCCAAGATAGATTAAAACATGGCATGCGACTGCACATAAAAGTTAGTTCCTCATGTTATCTATGGAATTGTGAGTACTAATTGCTGTTTCCATAAATGAAAACATATCAATCATTATGTGGTGCCTCCTATTTATCTCATATACATACAAATACCAACCAACGTTAGATGAATTTAAGGCTCAGAGCCACATGATGCAAACAAAAAAGACAATAAAATTTCTATAATCTTTGCAATTAGGCATAGCAATTTGACATTCCTCAAAACCAAGCTAACCATAGACCACATAGTTTTTCAATTGAATTACTACTTAACAGTTACTTAGTATAAGCAAATAAATTGTGAGATAAAGAAATTCATACCAGAGCCATTTCCAAAAGCGACAAGAGCGGCGATTCTTCTTGTTTCTGCTTGAAAGAGAAAGGCATAAGAATCATGATCTCTTCTAAACTAACAAAAGGATGATTCATTGATGAGAACAGTTCTTACGAAGGTAACAGAGGATCTGAATTCACCACCACATAATCAGCAACCCTGAAATATATTTTTTGCATTCAATCACTAAAATTCCAAAATCAACTATGAATAATTTAAACATTTTAAGCAATCAAACCCCACAAATAAACATACTCTTTGCAGCATCTTGAAGCTGGTTGAAGACCTTCCACAGATTTCAACTCTTCCTGGTAAATTCAAAATTAACAGTAAATTTGGTTTTAACCGTACTTAAAAAAAACTCTTAAACCAAATTTCTATGAGAACAAGGTACAAGGTTATTgattaattaataattaattcTCTAATAATACATATAACTCCATACAAGTAAAAAAAAATGTATGTCCTTCAAATTGGACAATGAGTCACAGACAAAAAGATTCTCTGCAAATTGAAAAAGAGCATCTTCACTTTCTGATTCTAAAATTAGTTTAATCtaaattttgaagtttgaaaacATTGTCTCTGAATTTAAAATTAGCACAAAAGAGAAGCTAGTACATTTGTTTGAAGTTGAAATGAAAGCACAAATCAACTCAGTACTACTCTGTAGTACTACATTTCCATACTCAAATTTAGCATTGCATTGATCATCACAAAAATGCCATATCTAAATCCAAACCATTAAGAAGCATTCATACATAAAACCGAAAACAAACCTCTAGAAAACTTATCTCTCTTTCAAGCATCTGAACCTTGGCCATTTCACGGCGTTTGCCATACAAATCTGGATATTCAGGAGGAGACTTAGGAGAAGGTGGAGGAAGAGAAGGGAtggaagaggaagaagaagaagaacgAAGCATGGGAATGGCCATTGAAGAGTTTGCAGGTAGAGGTAGAGACAGTAACAGCAAAAGCAAAAGCAGTAGAATAGAGTACTAGAGGTGGTAAAGGCAGAGGCACAAGTAAGAATAGTAATGGTAAGTGAGAAAGAAGAAGCGGCAAATGAGGTTGGTTAGGTGTGATGTGAGTGTGAATCAATACAATACTTTACTTATATGAATACTGTGGCAGAGGCAGTAAATACTATCTCTGACAAGGGATAATTAACTAACACCACCAAGGATAGtaaataaattaatattattGTTTCAAACTTTTTTTTATCAACTTGCTCAGAGTTTTTTCTTATTCTTGTATTCGTGCAAACAATAAAGGATGGAGTTAGAAAAATGCAACAAGAACTGAAAAGTAAAAATGCAAGAAAGACGGTCATTATTGTCTACCAAAATATGCGCATTCTTGACCGTCTGATTAAGATGGAGGGTTTAGATGTGTTATgtgattaaaaaataaaatgaaagatatttttgaaattttaaatattttaaaaagaAATATTAAGAGAAGACTGAGGGGATGGAAGGCACGAGTTTCGTGAATGGTAAGGTTATGGTATTAATGGTAATAAAGGTGAAGGGCATTTAATTATAAATAGTAAAGACGGCTGAGAGAAAGCCTGCAACTGCTTGTGTCTGTACAAACCCTATTTAGCAAAACTGATCGGATTTTGATTTTGACTGTCATTTTAGGTGCTAGGTTATGTTTCTTTTATCTACTCAGACTAGTAGTAACATGTGAACTAAACATACTACTACATGTTAAATTAAATTTTGTACTATCAAAAAATATCTTTTAAGTTTCTAATGAATTGAATATGAATAtgcaatttaaaaaaaaaatactacaggtttttttattttataaagaATGTGGTAGATAGTTTAGAGGAAATCACTCCTCATAAATAGTTGAAAGTTAGACTGTTGTAAATGTCAATCTTTAGTAGTAGAAGAAGTTTGCAGATTCGTAATCAGATGGAAGTTTTTACCCACGTAAGCAACTCTCCCAATTTTATTTTCCTAATATCCAACTTTCCTTTACATCTTTCTATAAAAAAAAATTTGCTTTACATATTTCAAAGTCTTcatattttaaataaaaaaaatcaaagtcGTAATTGACGCATGCATTCTGGATTATAAGGACATGATAATCCAATTGAAATTGAAGTGTCTTCGTGCCAATTTCTATCATAGAAACtctattatatttttattttttatttatataataaaatattattatatattatattttaatatgATGCGTCAATTGGATTAGAGCAAATTTATGATAAAATTTTATATAAATAGAGGTGTTTTGTGAATCATTTTCTCACCCCTCTTCTCAATTTCTTCTAAGAATTTCGTATTGTTGGGCATGTTTTTTTATTCAATGATCAAGCTTGCCATGAAGATTCCTTCTATGGTTTATTGGAATTTTAAGGAACTTCATGCTAGTTTGAATCATTAGTTACACTAAGAACTTAATGGAGGTGGAAGAATGATTAGAAGAATAGCCAGACTTATTTCATACATATCTATTATGGAGGATAATGACGACATCTAACATCGTTGGTGGCTAGTTAAGACTAACAATCATGTTAGGGATATGATATCGAACGCTCTTGATGGAGCATATGCTATTGTTTTGATAGTTACATGCTATTAGATATTTTTGTAGTGTTAAGAATTTTtatttgttgtttgtgttgttgttttaGCCGCATTGGTGCTCCATTTTGTTGTAACCAAAAGTTATCATTTATATTAAATTTGAAGTTTGCAAGAAATTTAACAACAAAATTAACTTTTTATCTAGAACTGATTCAAACATTGGAACAACGTTTTCGTGTGTGACGGGTAAGACGACATATAACACACTTTGTTTTCACTTTGTTAGTCGTATCCATTTCAGTTCTAATATGTGTGTTGTTTAGGCAACCTTTTTTCTTCCTTCTCATATTTTCGTCGTGGAAAATTACATCCCCTTGATATATAGGTCAATATACCTCGCTAGCTACCAATGAGAAGCTATTATTGTAAACACCGAATAAGTTTACAATCTTGTAAACATCGGATAGATGCAAGAATGTGTCTTAGCGTACACTTGAACATGCCACAATGACATGGGAGAAAGGCATAAATAAGGCTTGGAACTTTCTGCAATCGCACCAACCTTTATGTAGTTTGACCTGATAGTGTCCCATTACCCGCCtctcattgtggtccattgtcTTCTAGACACTAAAATTATAATTTTGACGATAAAATCTTGTGACCAAATATGTGTTAGATTTGTTAGTTTCCTTTTTCATAACTTTCATGAGGTTTTCGCTACGTAGTTGCTCCAATTCTAACATTGAACTCCACTTTGAAATTTTGTTAGCGAATAATGATCCTAACCTATAATAGGTTGCTCTCACCAACACATTTATGTGTAAGTTTCTAGTATCTTTTctcataccccaaaattcaccctacccttcACAATGTTCACACAGGTCACTAATCCTAATCATGTGCATACCTTCATGATCATTCATTCCATTTGCATAGGCATTATTCAATACAAGAGAATCAGTATCTTGGATTCAAAGCCTTGTGCTTGTACCTAATGGAAACTAGGGTTTCCTAGCAACTTGAGGTTGCTCAGTCAACCAAACCCTAATGGGGATATCTTTGAGTCTTGTGTGTGTGCTTGTTATTGAAGATTCAACTGTGGCTTCTTGAtgaagcaaaaccctaatttgggggTTCCCACTTGATCATGGCcccataaaccctaattttttcTAGCACTTATTGGGTGTGCTCCTAACCCTAACTTCATATGATTTCTTCATCATCCATTGTGCTTAATCCCCTTGCATGGTCAAGATTCATTCAATATCCATTTGTTTGTGGCCCTTTACGTTGGCTCCTTGTTTTGATTTCATTCACTTTATGGTCTTACATGCTCATCTCGTGCTTGTTTAAGTTCATTGGCTCAACATGGCCCCATAACGTTCATTTGCTTCCATTAATCCATATCATTTCATTTGATCATGCCTAGCCCATAGCTCGTTCATGTCTTGTTTAGATCCATTTCATCTGGTCACTTCAAGTACATGGTTCATTCTTGGTTTGATTTCATCTGGTCATTGGTCATACAAATCCATCTCATGCCAGTTTTAATACCTTGGTGTTTTGTCCATGGGTCTTTGGTTCATTCGTAGTCATTATCCATTTTGGGTCATTGCTAAGGTCTAAGGATTCATCTAAGTTTTATATCATCCATATACATTCATTGGTTTGGTCATGTTTCTTTCATGGTTTATTCATGGATCTTTGGTTTATTCATGTCATTGTCCATTCAAGTTTGTTATGGTTCATGTTAATATGGTTCATTCAAGTCATATTCATGGATCTTTGGTTTAATTTAAGTCATGTTCATCCATACGATTCATCCAAATACCATACAATTCATTCGAATATCCATTTCAAGTCAAGTTAATTCAAGTCATGTTCATGTCAATTCAAATACCAATttcatacaaaatatcaaattTCATTCATTACATATTCATTACAAATGTCCATACATGAAAAAACTATAAAAATGGCactttgaccaaatgttgactttggtcaataattgacttttttgtcaactttgaccaaagtcaactgaccAACCATGACTATCCTAAACCCTAACTTTTTGTGCCATTCTTCCATGATCCATAAAAATCCCATGCTCTTGAATTTTCCTTGTCTTCACTAGCTTTCTTCATGTGCAAGTCACTTTTTTCAAGCCATACCACTATCACCATATATGTACCCTACAAAACCAAATCATAGCATATTACACATGTCAATACACCTAGCTCATGTGATTTGTGCAAGCCAAAATACTAATGCATTACAATGGCAAACCATTCATAAACCAAATGAAACCTTACCAAAGTGCAAACAAGAGCATGCCATGAAACTAATGCCATAAAACAATGCAACGCAGACCTGCAGACCAAATCAATTATGAATCACAATCCTGCAGCATTTCAAGAACAACAAGGAGCCTACATCATACCTACAAAGCCAAGTTAGAACGTGCAGCCAAACCATAAGCCATACCTACTTGAAATGCAAACCAAGACCAAGCAAATGCCAACCTTTTGTAACAACCATGGGACCAAGTAACTGACCTGCAAACCATGCATCTTGCTTGCACCGGAACCTGCTATAAAACATGAGCAAACATCAAACCAAAGGCATTGTAGCATACCATGAAACCAAGGCCGAATGCCAACCTTTTGTAGCAACCATGAGACCAAGTAATTGACCTGTAATCAAGCCAATTCCACCTAACAAACCATGCTATCAAGCCAGTGCAGAACCATGTAAACTTGCAGCAACAAAAACTATATAACTTAAGAAATCCACGAGCCTTACTCAAACCTTGCAACAAACATCAATTCAAAGCATATCAGTCCAATATCACAAGCCATGCTTACCTTCAATTAAACACACCAAAACCCTACTGCAAAAGGGACTTGCAACAATGAATCTAATAGCTAGCATCCAAAGTTAAACATATCATAAAATAACATTCAAGCAATCACTCATCTCAAATTAAAAATAACCTATCACATTTCAATTTCAACTAACTAATTAAGCTGAACCTAACACTGAACTAACCTAACTGAACTAACCAAATAATGTTAGTTGGATTGTTTGGGGATCAAGTTCTCCATCATTTTCACATAAATCCATCATTTTCAGACAAGTTCTCCATTATCATCATTGAGCTACAAATTCTAAACCACTATCTCTCTTAAATCTAGGAGCActcacattcatcatcatcatcatcaacctCTCTATCTTCAATTCAACAAATCATCTCCCTGATTCGACCAACCCCTCATTTCATCATGAAATTTCAGAATAATACAACAATATCTCAGAGGGAAGAAAAGAATAACAAATAGAAGAAGATGAATTCGAGAAGCTAAagcaagagagagagagagagagagagagagagagagagagagagattcaaaAACATTTACCTGGAAGGTCATCGTCGTCGTCGTCGTCATCTCAAACAAGGTAAACTCTTGGAGCCTCGTTTTCTTCAATTTCTTATTACTATGATGTAGAGAATTAGGAGGGGATTCAAATCCCCAATCCCATGGGCTTTGAATCCTCAGATTGAGGGTTTAATTTAAGTTATTATGGCTAGGGCTCTTGAGGTTATTCAATTCGGTTAGGGACCTAAGCTTAGAATTTTGAGAAGTTGAGGGGAGATTCAGGAAGGGCTTGAGAAGATCAGTAGAAAGAGGTGTTCAATTTTCATTTTTGGTGGCCACCGCCATCGGAGGTGATTTCTGGTGTCATGGACCACAATGGATCATCACCCGAGTCATGACTGAGCTGATAAGTGACCTGGTgtgtttttaattcattttcaAATTCATTTTGAATCTTTAATTCACACGTGACCAATTGATCCATGTGTTGATTATTCACTCATTGCCTTGGTCTGTTGGGCTTAGCATAATGGGCCCAagtgtaacggtaaattcatgatcatcaagctatgaataagctagacatcaataaaaccagagtcgccactgcgcttttattgtttccaagggaaaagggaaaagtacgaacaaaacccaaaaagtaagaagttttaaaatcaaaactaataaaatgtcagagattacaggtaagggaattggttacacagagggaaggtgttagcacccaaagtgtcataggtactcctagggagcccttttggtgtgcatatgtattttgtacaaaatgatatttacaaacaaatagaatggggggatgaaaaaataattcattaatatatttttgtgtttaacaagaccttcggacttgtgcctacgtaccaacataaaaatgagggatcaaaacctcgtagttcgtgatacaaatttcaaagtggatgtattgcttttaatcaaaaattaagtttgaaaggcacaagggcctaaaaaatggtttgaatgagtcagttctttttggcttttgaaattttaggtcaagtatagttaagtcaatttacaagtttgatttagaaaagaagtttgaaaatgcaatggcataaggccaaggtttcttctaatttgcaaagggtctaagtttttaaaaaaaacacTAGCACAAACAAATAAGATTTTTAAaaagagagggagagattttgaaattaaagaaatggggagaagatgaagaggctaaccctaagcacaaaattgaaagttaagagttgaaaagatctgaccaatgggtagcaatccaatagacaagaatgtcatatagaaaccccaaattcccttggacattagaatcaagccaCAAATAATGCgtacaatattatcttgaagagcaaggcatcaaataaagatagccccatccaagccttagccactccatgatctccttcaaattttcccatgtagcagatgaattccacgagtcacaggttcaaaataacaacttcataatgatcatgttgcagatgaactcaaagggatcttcaatgatgtatcagatgaaattttaaattgcaagcacttggttacatgaaagttggcattggccaaatcctttagcatagggaagttgcctatattctaagtccaattgtccaagatcaagccaatagtccacacaaaagttttttagggttcttattatgtacattaatggccaaagaccactcaaacaaacaaaatatacacaaaacaagatatatcacataatatggtccagatggacaaaatgaaaatggcattaacgtaaacaattagaatggtatgaataatggcaaatgaataaagacttaaaattaaatttcattaaagtaaatggcttgaaattaaaggttagttgttaatgagttagaagttagtattgttttgctttttattttaagtcattctttggagaacactcaacccacttatcacaagcatggatccttgaaccaagacatcttccaaaggaaggaaaaaaggccaagtttccacacaataccatgaaagagaggagacttacaatctcactaactagaatgttatgccttttgtgtcaaagatttagcgctatgttaaacaatcgtaattggacttatgtagaagtcacaactatttgagatcgggcaataaatttttggtgttaatgcatgttagagacatagtataatggactatgctcatgaaacataccacacacaaaaagaatatgcaaaagaggtgacataatctcatccatacttatgtcaatttttcaatcaactagccttaggatttagatacatcatagaccaaatgaaatggatgcataaagaagggaaattagatgaagaggaaggggaatggatcaaaactcaaattggccacgagatttatcataggtcaaacaaggtcaaaggaccttggagaaacaatttcagaatttttaaagacttaaaagtatttttaaacaattaaaaacattcacaaaatcaattaaatcatgaaaaatattaataatgatccaaaaaataattttaattcaaaatatgaaataggaatttatttaaatttttatgatgaaactctcatattttttagatcaatattaaaactaatatgaattaatgaaaatcaaatgaattaaaatgaaaatcaaaaatcaaaaaaacgtggaccacttgatctccctcattaattgaggtggcagatcaagtggatggaaaTGCACATTCCATGGTGGAACTCAGTCAGCACGCCACAtgcgtggtaatcaaaaccaacgcctaagattaaaacatttgaaatgGATCTTGTGGTCTGGAGACatgccaacacaccgccggagccagagctccggtcttcttctccggtggacctcaccggattggtccaccctcaaccatcaccaaaataaaaaatgaggacacgatctgaaagaaaaaatggtgtagagcacgaatctgacctcaatttcaactaactccaaatatatagaaagatatgaggagttgaattttgaggtgtgtcaactgagttgcttcgatttgacctcaaagcaactcaatcttcttgcctacattggtaggacttcagacaaccaaagatccaagagaattgatgacaattgagtgagaatcaaagagaagaagttttttgaaaattaccttcaatgctgtgcagaaatggatcttgcttgcttcaaccttgatctgatcacacttgaaaagcttgcagaagaggtttggcaatggtacaaagctttggatcctgaagttcttgaatctccaaacagtgagattcaaactcaattttcaagttgaaaaatctcaagttttcctttgaattgtgagggttttGATTGGGAGGCAAAGCTGACGCGCAAGGTctgtttgaattgagctccaaggccctgtatttatagcatttgagagtgatatttgcacacttgaaaaattgctaaatttggatatggtgatgcacaagcttgcatgggcgtgtacaggctCATGAAGCAATCAAATTTGATCCATGTACACCTattttgaagttcaaatgaggcttggatgtcaaggcaatgtgaaatgggatTTTGAACATTTAATTTCTTCCAATGGTGTAGACCTATTAAAGCCATGCGCAGCACTAGCAAactattggtgtaagccctagaggccaatactttttggtacttgtatcaaattatttaaaggcattttctttattatggttgattaataaagtccctggaatagatagtccgtttaatgtattaagtgtgacttaatcatgagaacacattaaacataaggacactattcttaaagtatccgtagtcgagctttagtgtgaagtgggataacattaaagcattaagactattatgtttgtagactgatgatcacatctcatggatcatggataaagagttatcaagtcttaaacataggtatgaatattaggagtaatatttataccggattgacccgctatgagaatactatatagaaagttatgcaaagtgtcataagttattctcatggtgataatagtgtataccactcttcgacctgaaaccactatggatcctagatgtagagtcgagtgctttattactgatccaacgttgtccgtaactggataaccataaagacagttgatgggtactccacgaagcatgctgagggacatgagtgtcctagatggaatttgccaatcctgcgtaacaggataaatgtctatgggcccaatattgaactggacaagggtgacacggtctataccttgtgttcaatatagacataagggcaaaggggtaattatacacataattattatcacaggaggttttgtcagatcacatgacattttcgtgacttgggtagcagtgatgtgttgctagataccgctcactgtttattatgttaaatgcatgatttaatataattgccaacgccgcgaaaacctatagggtcac includes:
- the LOC127138686 gene encoding guanine nucleotide-binding protein subunit gamma 3 encodes the protein MAIPMLRSSSSSSSIPSLPPPSPKSPPEYPDLYGKRREMAKVQMLEREISFLEEELKSVEGLQPASRCCKEVADYVVVNSDPLLPSNKKNRRSCRFWKWLCRMPCFNLSWICCCCCCCDGLSVHLKLPRCCSDCKPCSCCSCSNCFPSFSCSLPKWNCCCCFSCPKSNCCKDSFVSGNCCTFPSSCNFGCLSCPSLCSCKCTCTCSCPTCPKCPKCPKVSSCCCCTESCFNPCFCC